The sequence below is a genomic window from bacterium.
TCGGCAACATCGGGCTCATGTACCGCGACAAAGGTGAACCCGACAAGGCGCTGAAGTACCTAGGGGAAGCGTTGGCGATTCACCGCGAGATTGGGTATCAGCAGGGCGTGGCGAGCGACCTCGGCAACATCGGGCTCATCTGCAGCGCCAAAGGCGAACGCGATAAGGCGCTGAAGTACCTTGAGGAAGCGTTGGCCATAGACCGCGAAATCGGGTATCAGCAAGGCGTGGCGAGCGACCTCGGCAACATCGGGCTCATCTACAGCGCCAAGGGTGAACCCGACAAGGCGCTGAAGTACCATGATGAAGCGCTGGCGATAGCGCGCCAAGCTGCATCGGCGACCACGCAGGCCAACCAGTTCATTGCCATCGGACTCATCCGTGCTTCACGAGGCGAATATGACCAGGCAATCCTAAGCTACAATGAAGGACTGAAGTTGCATCGGCAGACGGGCTACCGGGAGGGCGAGGGAATAGCCCTCGGCAACATCGGGAACATCTACAGCGCCAAGGGCGAACCCGACAAGGCGCTGAAGTGCTATGAGGAAGCGCTTGCGATAGACCGCGAGATTGGGTATCAGCAGGGCGTGGCAACCGACCTCGGCAACATCGGGCTCATCTACAGCGCCAAGGGCGAACGCGACAAGGCGCTGAAGTACCTTGAGGAAGCGTTGGTC
It includes:
- a CDS encoding tetratricopeptide repeat protein encodes the protein GYQQGVASDLGNIGNIYTTKGEPDKALKYHEEALAIDREIGFQQGVANQLGNIGLMYRDKGEPDKALKYLGEALAIHREIGYQQGVASDLGNIGLICSAKGERDKALKYLEEALAIDREIGYQQGVASDLGNIGLIYSAKGEPDKALKYHDEALAIARQAASATTQANQFIAIGLIRASRGEYDQAILSYNEGLKLHRQTGYREGEGIALGNIGNIYSAKGEPDKALKCYEEALAIDREIGYQQGVATDLGNIGLIYSAKGERDKALKYLEEALVIDREIGYQQGVANQLGNSGLVLVDSGKHEQAVPQLVEALGIFLAIGVSDGPGQVLTGLVVSEDKMGRKRMEELLTEAGLDDESSANLLKMISKMRQEMGSKEK